Sequence from the Panicum virgatum strain AP13 chromosome 5N, P.virgatum_v5, whole genome shotgun sequence genome:
GAAAAGATGCAATCAGGTGATATTAAAAGGATACGCGTCGGTATTAGGgtcaacacacatcctccaccACCAGCTCCAGTTAGCTTTGAGACCAGGCTATATTTCAGAGTGGTTCGCAACACTGTTTCTATAGAAGAATGGCTGACTCCCATGCACTGAAGCAAACCTTGATTCATCCCCATAAGCTCTGCTAGCTTGTCCTCCCTTGAGGTGATGGCTATTTCATCCTCAGCTGCTAATTCAACAACACTTGAAAGCTCCTCACTAATAGAGTTCACTGCATTGAAGACAGAAGCCATAGCATCTGGatgcctagatgctctttcagaTACACCAGCAAGCAGGGCCTTTGTGTTCCTACCAACTCTTGTATCAGTAATGAGCATTTTGACTGGGTTCCTGGACTTGAGGTTTGTCAATTCCCCCTTCTTGAATTTGATCATGCTTCCTAACATTCACACAGAATATTTAGTGAAGCAAAATGAGTCAGGAGAACTGATAAGGGGCAATTGAGATTCAGATAGTCTTATGCATTCTAGGAAATTACTCAAGTTTGCACCATTTGCAAAGTTAGCTTGACACTTAAGATTGACAAGACTTTTTGGTTAAATTACTGACTGCAAATACTGATAATCCCTTTGGCAGCATCAGGTAACTATCAGTACATCCATGATTGGACAGTTATTACGCTAGATGCAGTAACTAAAGTACATACAATAAACATGCCATAAATAAACTAGAAGTAATCCTGGAAGCGAAAGCGACTAAGAATGGTGGTGCCATTAAGCAATTAAAATATGGATTCTGCTAGACGCCATCCTGAATGCAAGGGCACCTCAATACTGACAGTTTCAAAGGTTTTATAAACTCTAGTCAATTTGGTAACGTACCGAAAGTGCTGACGGAATTGTCAATGCCAGAAGGCTTGCCATGAATGATCTTCTCCCCTTGGAACGCCCATTGGTTGAccagctcaagatcatcctTTCCAAACAACTCCCACTCCTCAGCACTGCTGCCTCCTGCAACGCCGACTGCGCCAGCAGCCGTCAATAGAGCACCCGACATGGACACGCAGAACGCTGCGGACGAGCCAAGGCCCGCACCTATGGGCAGGTCCGAGGTCACCACCACCTTCCCAGGCCTGCAGCTGAACAAGAACATAACCAACCGCATCTGTCAAATATAATGTGGGGGCAGATGTCAGCGCTGCAAGATTCATCTGGACAGAAAAAAAGCAACCCCAAAGTGGAGGTgtagaggaaaaggaaggcggAGAGGCCAGCCGAGAGCCAGATCTTGGCCTCGGGGATCTCTTGGCCCTCCAAGAGCTTGGCAATGGCGGCCAGCTCATCGGGAGAGCACGGCGTCGGCGCCCCAGCCTTGCCGCCCGCCTCCCCCAGCGCCGCGCGGACGCGCGAGCACGGCCAAGAGAAGGTGAGGCCCGAGTCCCTGAGGTCCAGCTCCACCGCGCCTGCGCCGCTATCCTCTCCTGCGTAGCACAAGGAAGAAGCCGAGGTGAGGACGGTGGCTGCGGCAGCAGTGACGAAGAATCAAGAACCTGATCCAGGGCGAGCGGGGGTCACCtgcggggaggaggcggagggaaGAGGTGGTGTAGaggtcgatggcggcggcgacggcggcggagccgtGTACGACGGCGTGCTCGCCCGCGAGGATGATCTTgccgggcgcgcgggcgcgTACCTCCATCGATCCCCGGTCACGGTCGCTCGTCGCGGTAGTTGCAGAAGCGATCAGCTTCTCAGTGAGCAGCCCCTCCCCTTTCCGTGAGATTGGCTCCCCACTTGTTCAGATTCGGGGCCTCGGAATCATCGGAGAGAGAGCGACGTGTGCCGGGCCATGTGATTCTTCTGCTGCAGCAGGAAACCCATCGCATTGAACAAGCAAAGATGACATGGCACATGCATATTTCTAGTACTGTACTAGTAGCAAGACTGACTTCAACAGAGAAGACATTCCACCATACAAATGCATCTTCACGCTCTACTATGCATGTCCTACAATTTCTCCAACAGGTAATGCAAAAGAGGAGGCAAACTATCtttggaggagagaggagatgcAAAAATATACTCCCTCTCTCCTTAAATATAAAATGCACAATCTGTTGGAGTAGTCAACTTTTGCCACTCGTGCCATTCACTGTACACACGAAGCAAAGCGTGTTTTGTCTCTATATTTCTGTTGGACTCAGTCTAATACGGGCAGCAGGAATCCATCCATCGATCTAGTATCATCTACGGCAGGCATTGGTTGTTTTTCATTTTCATCTCAAAGACAAAAACAGATGGACGGCGGCCAAGAAAGGGATGGGCGCACCGCGCACCTTGCCCGCGGTGGGCGCGGATCCTTCTCGATCAGTACCATCACGATTCACGAGCGGGACAGGCTGACGGGGTGTGGTTGGGGACGGATGCTCCGTTCGTATGACCAGTACACTTGTATAAATGCTCTTCCGTATTAATTTCTACTAGCCAACAaattgttttgaaaaaaaagaaacaaatatCCGCAGTACTACGAAATTATATGGATTTACCCTACACGTTCAAAGATGTGATTACAGTCTGTTTTGCAGGGTAACAAAACTGCTCTTCATTCTTTGTTTGTACCATTGGCGCTTGCTGTGGCCTCCGCACCCCCACACACAACCCCCGGGGTGACGCTTTGACAAATTAACAGTACTGTTTGGTTTCTCCCCCAACAGTATCCACTGTCGCTGAACTCAGGCCTGAATCATCTTTGTGATAACTTTTTCACTCCAACATGTTGTTCTACATGCTGTGTTGTCAACACCTCCTCGCAACTTCAGGTCAAAAAGAAGTTTTACAGCTACCTCCTACGCTTTGATTCCTTCCTGGTCTCTGCGATGTACCTCTCCATGTTGCTCTTCTCCCAAAGGCGTCTTGTCACAAGGTC
This genomic interval carries:
- the LOC120673356 gene encoding mevalonate kinase-like; translated protein: MEVRARAPGKIILAGEHAVVHGSAAVAAAIDLYTTSSLRLLPAGEDSGAGAVELDLRDSGLTFSWPCSRVRAALGEAGGKAGAPTPCSPDELAAIAKLLEGQEIPEAKIWLSAGLSAFLFLYTSTLGCRPGKVVVTSDLPIGAGLGSSAAFCVSMSGALLTAAGAVGVAGGSSAEEWELFGKDDLELVNQWAFQGEKIIHGKPSGIDNSVSTFGSMIKFKKGELTNLKSRNPVKMLITDTRVGRNTKALLAGVSERASRHPDAMASVFNAVNSISEELSSVVELAAEDEIAITSREDKLAELMGMNQGLLQCMGVSHSSIETVLRTTLKYSLVSKLTGAGGGGCVLTLIPTLLAHTVLEKVATELESHGFRCFKVEVGGRGLQVYRA